One Candidatus Poribacteria bacterium genomic window, TCCATTATTACGATAAAGCGCGTTGTCGCCGAAGTTGGTTAAATAGAGATCTATGTCGCCATCGTTATCGTAATCGCCGGTGGTAGCCCCGACACCGTAGCGGGTATCGCCCATGCCTGCGAGGCTGGTGACATCTGTAAAAGAGCCATCACCGTTGTTGTGGTAGAGAACGTTGGTTGGGAGCGGCACGGTTACCTGCTCTCCCTGCGGACGGGCATTGATAAGGTAGATGTCCAGATATCCATCGTTATCATAATCGAAGAAGCCGCCCCCCGCCCCGTATTGCTCATTAAAGAGGCGTTTGCCGCTTTCGCCGTCGGTATGCCTGAAGTGAATCTCAGATTCTTCAGCGACTTCAACAAATGTGACAGCACCTGCCGCAGACGATGCGAGAAGTGCAAACATAAGGAGAGAAAAATTTTTTAATTTTACCTTGCGGAGAAACAACGTGGGTTCCATCTATAGCGTGCCTTTCTCTTGAACCGCCTGCGCCGGTGTTGCAGGCTACTGTTTTGGGTTTAACGTTTTTTTTCAGCCGCCACGGCTCGTTGAATTTCGTTCAAGCGGTCTTTGTAGGCGGTATTTTTGGGTTCTAAGTCAATTGCGCGTAAGATAGATTGTTCCGCCTGTGTGTATGCCCCATAACGGTAGTAGGCATAAGCGAGCGTATCCAAGCGAGCGGCATTCGCGTCTAACGCGACAGCACGTTCCGCCAATTCAACAGCGCGCTGCAAATGTTCGCCTTGTGACGCGTAAAGCCATGCGAGATTGTTATGCGCATCCGCTGAGTTTTCATCTACGGTAATCGCTTGCGTAAATGCGTGAATAGCCTCTGGGACCTGCTGTTGTTTTAGATGAAGCACGCCCTGTCGCACCCACGCTTTTGCGTCGCTGGGATGGATGGATATCAACTGTTGGTAAATAGCAAGCGCGTCGGCAAACCTGTGTTGTTGGGCGTAGACTTCCGCGAGTCCATAGTAGGCGGGGGTTAAATTTTTATCCCGTTGAATCGCGGTTTGAAGGTAAGTCTGTGCTTGGGTGAATTTACGTTGGCGAGCGTGCAGCCAACCGAGGTGAAGATGCGCCTCTGCATCTGTATCATCAAGTGCAATAAGGCGTTGAAAAGCGGAGATTGCTTCTGCTAACTGTCCCGTCTGCATGTAAAGTCCACCCAAATTGTGATAGAGTTGGCGTGTATTGGGATGCAACGCTGTAGCGATTTGATAAGCACGAATCGCTTCCTTACGGTTGCCCATTTCAATGTGTGCCTCTGCTAACTTCACACGCGGCTCCAAGGCAGTCGGTTGCTCTAACAAGCGTCTGCGATACCGGTTCGTCTGCTCGTTATAGGTTTTCACCCGTTGGAAAGAGGTCATCAGGTTTTTCGCTTCCGCCAGATTTTGTGAGGCGTTGGGGTTAGAAACCCCTCCTACGGAACTCCGTCCCAAACGCCGATAAACGAGTCCGAGGTTGTAATGGGTTTCGGCGTGATATGGTGCAAGCGTCTGTGCCTGCTGATAATATCGAACGGCTTCCTCTAATCTGTCCTGTAGGAACGCAATCCTACCCAATCCTTGATAGACGGGTGCGAGGTTCGCATCCAGTGCAAGTGCCTGCTGATACGTTTGTTGCGCTAACGCCAACTTCCCCCTTTGTAGGTATGTATCGGCGAGTCGGAAAAAGGGTTCAGGATTCTTTGGTAGCATAGCGACGGCGTGCTGTCCGTGGTTTTCAGCGTCTGCAAACCTGCCTTGGGAATGGTAAAGTCGCGCCAGACAGACATGGGCAACACCGTGCGTTTGAGGGGAGGCAGGTAATTCCAGTGCGCGAAGATATGCCGCTAACGCCTCGTCGGTTTGTTCCTTGAACCTGTAAGCCGCACCGAGTTCGCAATACGCCTCGGCATTTTGTGGGTTCACCTGCAAGACTCGCTGAAAATTGGCGATTGCCTCGTTGTAAAGTCCTAATTGGAGTGCGCGCATTCCGTGGGTATAATATTTAAACTGTTCATCACCAGATTCCTGATAGGTTTGTTGCGCGGAAACCAGTGATGCAACGCAGCAGAAGACGAGGAGGTTCGTTAAAATATTTAATTTTACCTTGCGGATGAATAATGTAGGTCTCATCTATGACGCACCTTCTCAGGAGTCGCCCTCC contains:
- a CDS encoding tetratricopeptide repeat protein, coding for MRPTLFIRKVKLNILTNLLVFCCVASLVSAQQTYQESGDEQFKYYTHGMRALQLGLYNEAIANFQRVLQVNPQNAEAYCELGAAYRFKEQTDEALAAYLRALELPASPQTHGVAHVCLARLYHSQGRFADAENHGQHAVAMLPKNPEPFFRLADTYLQRGKLALAQQTYQQALALDANLAPVYQGLGRIAFLQDRLEEAVRYYQQAQTLAPYHAETHYNLGLVYRRLGRSSVGGVSNPNASQNLAEAKNLMTSFQRVKTYNEQTNRYRRRLLEQPTALEPRVKLAEAHIEMGNRKEAIRAYQIATALHPNTRQLYHNLGGLYMQTGQLAEAISAFQRLIALDDTDAEAHLHLGWLHARQRKFTQAQTYLQTAIQRDKNLTPAYYGLAEVYAQQHRFADALAIYQQLISIHPSDAKAWVRQGVLHLKQQQVPEAIHAFTQAITVDENSADAHNNLAWLYASQGEHLQRAVELAERAVALDANAARLDTLAYAYYRYGAYTQAEQSILRAIDLEPKNTAYKDRLNEIQRAVAAEKKR